In a single window of the Alphaproteobacteria bacterium LSUCC0684 genome:
- the purC gene encoding phosphoribosylaminoimidazolesuccinocarboxamide synthase, whose amino-acid sequence MAQREQLYDGKAKTLFSGPEPGTLIQYFKDDATAFNAVKHDVIAGKGVLNNIISEFIMGKVGAAGVPTHFIRRVNRREQLVREVSIIPIEVVVRNIAAGSLVKRLGGENIRIKDGDALPAPLIEFYLKEDALNDPILSREHILAFGIASSQELEIITGLTAKVNTILGEIFRDIGIRLIDFKLEFGRLGEDGSILLADEISPDNCRLWDMETGEKKDKDRFRQDLGGLIEAYQDIAARFGLDLSPLEEKED is encoded by the coding sequence ATGGCGCAGCGCGAACAACTTTATGACGGCAAGGCCAAGACACTCTTCTCCGGGCCTGAGCCGGGCACATTGATCCAGTATTTCAAGGATGACGCAACCGCGTTCAACGCCGTCAAGCATGACGTGATTGCCGGCAAGGGCGTGCTGAACAATATCATCTCGGAATTTATCATGGGCAAGGTTGGGGCGGCCGGGGTTCCCACCCATTTCATCCGCCGGGTCAATCGTCGTGAGCAGCTTGTTCGCGAGGTATCGATTATTCCGATTGAAGTCGTTGTGCGGAATATTGCGGCGGGATCACTCGTCAAAAGACTGGGCGGGGAAAATATCAGGATCAAGGATGGCGACGCGCTTCCTGCCCCCCTGATCGAATTCTATTTAAAGGAAGATGCCCTTAATGATCCGATTTTAAGCCGTGAGCATATCCTTGCCTTCGGGATCGCTTCATCGCAGGAGCTTGAGATCATCACGGGCCTGACCGCCAAGGTAAATACCATCCTTGGTGAGATTTTTCGTGATATCGGTATCCGCCTGATTGATTTCAAGCTTGAATTCGGCCGTCTCGGGGAAGATGGATCGATCTTGCTGGCTGATGAAATCAGCCCCGACAACTGCCGCCTGTGGGATATGGAAACCGGGGAGAAGAAAGATAAGGACCGCTTTCGCCAGGATCTGGGTGGCCTCATTGAAGCCTATCAGGACATCGCGGCGCGCTTTGGCCTTGATCTCTCGCCGCTAGAAGAAAAAGAGGACTGA
- the purS gene encoding phosphoribosylformylglycinamidine synthase subunit PurS encodes MLVTVTITLKPGVLDPEGRAIESSLANLGYQDVRGVSTGKQIVLDLDEEDEARARQKTAKMCETLLVNTVIEDYEITCHIEADEDIG; translated from the coding sequence ATGCTGGTTACCGTTACCATCACGCTCAAGCCCGGGGTGCTTGACCCGGAAGGCCGGGCCATTGAAAGCTCACTTGCCAATCTCGGTTATCAGGATGTTCGCGGCGTCAGCACCGGCAAGCAGATTGTGCTTGATCTGGATGAAGAGGATGAAGCCCGCGCCCGACAGAAAACCGCCAAGATGTGTGAAACCCTCCTCGTCAACACCGTGATCGAGGATTACGAGATCACCTGCCATATCGAGGCTGATGAGGATATCGGCTGA
- the purQ gene encoding phosphoribosylformylglycinamidine synthase subunit PurQ, translating to MDIVVITFPGSNCDRDIITAAASITGHQPRVIWHKDSEIGKPDLVLVPGGFSFGDYLRCGAIAARSAAMESVYEHALRGGMVMGICNGFQILIETGLLPGALIRNKGLKFVCRDTVLRVHQSDKPIMGELKDGAELVIPVAHNEGQFFADEETLRRIEDNGQIAFTYAPAGSKGDYNPNGSALDIAGITSENGKVLGLMPHPERRMSAEVGGADGRTMLTRIFEACQ from the coding sequence ATGGATATTGTCGTCATCACGTTTCCGGGATCGAATTGCGACCGCGATATCATTACCGCCGCCGCCAGCATCACCGGGCATCAGCCACGGGTAATCTGGCATAAGGACAGTGAGATCGGCAAACCTGATCTGGTTCTGGTTCCGGGCGGGTTTTCCTTTGGCGACTACCTGAGATGCGGGGCGATTGCGGCCCGCTCGGCGGCGATGGAAAGCGTCTATGAACATGCGCTGAGGGGCGGTATGGTGATGGGTATCTGCAATGGATTCCAGATACTGATTGAAACAGGTCTGCTTCCGGGGGCATTGATCCGGAACAAGGGGCTGAAATTTGTCTGCCGTGATACGGTGCTGCGCGTTCACCAGTCCGACAAGCCGATCATGGGTGAGTTGAAAGACGGGGCTGAACTCGTCATTCCCGTGGCCCATAACGAAGGCCAGTTCTTCGCCGATGAGGAGACCTTGCGCCGGATTGAAGATAACGGCCAGATCGCCTTTACCTACGCACCTGCCGGAAGCAAGGGGGATTACAACCCAAATGGCTCAGCCCTTGATATCGCCGGCATCACGTCAGAAAACGGCAAGGTGCTCGGGCTTATGCCTCACCCGGAGCGTCGGATGAGTGCCGAAGTTGGCGGCGCCGATGGCCGGACCATGCTGACCAGAATTTTTGAGGCCTGCCAGTGA
- the purL gene encoding phosphoribosylformylglycinamidine synthase subunit PurL, whose amino-acid sequence MTSPHPIMTQEHAAEMGLSTEEFDRICTAIGRIPNMTELGIFSAMWSEHCSYKSSKKWLKTLPTTGDCVIQGPGENAGVVDIGDGWAAVFKIESHNHPSYIEPYQGAATGVGGILRDVFTMGARPVALLNALRFGAPDHPLTRYLTGGVVAGIGGYGNCIGIPTVGGEVNFDKSYNGNILVNAMAVGLARADRIFYSAASGAGNPVIYIGAKTGRDGIHGATMASTEFSDDAASKRPTVQVGDPFAGKLLMEASLELMASDAVIAIQDMGAAGLTSSSVEMAAKGGLGMDIDLDLVPVREDGMTSYEIMLSESQERMLAVLKPDATEAARAILEKWDLDFATIGTVTETGRLVLRKDGDIAADIPLSPLVDDAPEYDRAHQASPALGRLESANVPALAPSDALRGMIGSHHLASRRWIWEQYDCDVMADTVASSGGDAALVRVHGSTRGMAITTDCTPRYVKADPECGGMQAVAEAYRNISATGALPLAITNNLNFGNPEKPEIMGQIVGAVTGMGKAARVLDTPVVSGNVSLYNETEGKAINPAPVVGMVGRIDDIHDAARIAFPASGLDLLVIGQTSAQDDGWLGCSVYADLFFENPEAAPPPVNCEDERRHGSFVRQQILDGKVAAAHDISDGGLLVTIAEMAMAAGGTYGAEIDLPGGKTVHGWCFGEDKGRYILASRDGDAMLAAAGDAGIPACRIGRTSDDGALKFSTGDSISIEELIDISESWLPVLMAGGRETK is encoded by the coding sequence ATGACATCACCTCACCCGATCATGACACAAGAACACGCTGCCGAAATGGGGCTCTCGACCGAGGAATTTGACCGGATCTGCACCGCCATAGGACGCATCCCGAACATGACCGAACTTGGCATTTTTTCCGCCATGTGGTCAGAGCACTGTTCCTATAAATCCTCGAAAAAATGGCTCAAGACCCTGCCGACAACCGGCGATTGCGTCATTCAGGGACCAGGCGAAAACGCTGGTGTCGTCGATATCGGAGACGGCTGGGCCGCTGTCTTCAAGATCGAAAGCCATAACCATCCTTCCTATATCGAACCCTATCAGGGAGCGGCGACAGGTGTTGGCGGCATTCTTCGCGATGTCTTCACCATGGGAGCGCGGCCTGTCGCCCTGCTCAACGCTCTCCGGTTTGGCGCCCCGGACCATCCGCTGACACGGTATCTGACCGGCGGTGTCGTGGCCGGAATAGGCGGCTATGGCAACTGTATCGGCATCCCGACTGTTGGTGGTGAAGTCAACTTCGACAAATCCTATAACGGGAATATTCTTGTCAACGCCATGGCTGTCGGGCTTGCACGGGCGGACCGGATATTCTACTCCGCAGCTTCGGGGGCCGGAAATCCTGTCATCTATATCGGCGCCAAGACCGGACGGGACGGCATCCACGGTGCAACAATGGCATCAACGGAATTCAGCGATGATGCTGCCTCCAAACGTCCGACTGTCCAGGTCGGGGATCCTTTTGCGGGTAAACTGCTGATGGAAGCAAGCCTCGAACTGATGGCATCGGATGCGGTGATCGCCATTCAGGATATGGGTGCTGCCGGGCTGACGTCTTCTTCGGTGGAAATGGCCGCCAAAGGCGGGCTAGGAATGGATATTGATCTTGATCTTGTACCGGTGCGTGAAGACGGCATGACTTCCTATGAAATCATGCTTTCGGAATCCCAGGAACGCATGCTTGCCGTTCTCAAACCTGATGCGACCGAAGCGGCGAGAGCCATTCTCGAAAAATGGGATCTTGATTTTGCAACCATCGGCACGGTGACCGAAACCGGAAGGCTGGTGCTGCGCAAAGATGGCGATATCGCCGCTGATATTCCGCTCTCCCCTCTGGTGGACGACGCCCCGGAATACGACCGTGCGCACCAGGCATCCCCTGCCCTTGGGCGGCTTGAAAGCGCCAACGTCCCTGCGCTTGCCCCTAGCGATGCGCTTCGCGGCATGATCGGATCACATCATCTGGCGTCACGGCGCTGGATCTGGGAGCAGTATGACTGCGACGTCATGGCCGATACCGTGGCATCTTCCGGAGGTGATGCGGCACTGGTGCGGGTTCATGGCTCGACAAGGGGCATGGCCATCACAACCGACTGCACCCCGCGTTACGTGAAGGCTGATCCCGAATGCGGCGGCATGCAGGCAGTAGCCGAAGCCTATCGGAATATCAGCGCAACCGGCGCCCTGCCGCTGGCCATCACGAACAACCTTAATTTCGGCAATCCCGAAAAGCCTGAAATCATGGGCCAGATTGTCGGTGCCGTAACCGGGATGGGCAAAGCTGCCAGGGTTCTTGATACGCCTGTCGTTTCGGGCAATGTCTCACTCTATAACGAAACCGAAGGCAAGGCCATCAATCCGGCACCGGTTGTGGGGATGGTGGGCCGTATCGATGATATCCATGACGCGGCCCGCATCGCTTTTCCGGCATCCGGTCTTGATCTTTTGGTTATTGGCCAGACATCGGCGCAAGATGACGGCTGGCTTGGATGCTCGGTTTACGCTGATCTCTTTTTTGAAAATCCTGAAGCCGCCCCGCCACCGGTCAATTGCGAGGATGAACGTCGCCATGGCAGTTTTGTGCGGCAACAGATACTGGATGGCAAGGTTGCCGCCGCCCATGATATCAGCGATGGCGGCCTGCTGGTGACAATAGCTGAAATGGCGATGGCCGCAGGTGGAACATATGGCGCGGAAATCGATCTTCCGGGTGGCAAAACCGTGCATGGCTGGTGTTTCGGCGAAGATAAGGGGCGATATATCCTCGCATCCCGTGATGGTGACGCCATGCTTGCCGCAGCCGGGGATGCCGGTATTCCCGCATGCCGTATCGGCCGCACCAGCGATGATGGTGCATTGAAATTCAGCACCGGTGATAGTATCTCTATAGAAGAATTGATTGATATCAGTGAATCCTGGCTCCCCGTGCTCATGGCCGGAGGTCGTGAGACGAAGTAA
- a CDS encoding BolA family protein translates to MAMEAREIERLIKEALPDSTVTITDLRGDADHYACHVVSAEFRGKTRIQQHQIVYNALGGRMGGELHALALQTTPSEED, encoded by the coding sequence ATGGCCATGGAAGCAAGAGAAATCGAACGGCTGATCAAGGAAGCCCTGCCCGACAGCACCGTGACGATCACGGATCTTCGCGGTGATGCAGATCACTACGCCTGCCATGTTGTTTCTGCAGAATTCAGGGGCAAGACACGCATACAGCAGCATCAGATCGTATATAACGCGCTAGGGGGGCGTATGGGCGGTGAATTGCATGCCCTTGCGCTCCAGACAACCCCATCGGAAGAGGATTGA
- the grxD gene encoding Grx4 family monothiol glutaredoxin, with the protein MDAQTKSLIENEISSQDVVLFMKGTPVFPQCGFSAAVVGVLSHLGVKFKGVNVLEDDAVREGIKSYTNWPTIPQLYIKGEFVGGCDIIREMYETGELIELMNSRGIDVNPQPLQA; encoded by the coding sequence ATGGACGCCCAGACAAAAAGCCTTATCGAAAATGAAATCTCAAGCCAGGATGTCGTGCTTTTCATGAAAGGGACGCCCGTCTTCCCGCAATGTGGTTTCTCCGCCGCCGTTGTCGGGGTGCTTTCTCATCTCGGGGTCAAATTCAAGGGCGTGAATGTTCTTGAAGATGACGCGGTTCGAGAGGGTATCAAGAGCTACACCAACTGGCCGACCATCCCCCAGCTTTATATCAAGGGGGAATTTGTCGGCGGTTGCGATATCATCCGGGAAATGTATGAAACCGGCGAGCTGATCGAATTGATGAACAGCCGCGGCATCGATGTGAATCCGCAACCGCTTCAGGCCTGA
- a CDS encoding N-acetyltransferase family protein produces MAAIKIVPLEASHYEAWYQLYQGYADHYQVELAESSALTTWSWLLDPAHPLTGLVAVRDGVPIGLAHFRAMPSPLRGREIGFLDDLFVDPGERGSGIASMLLETLRQEAAAKGWPVIRWITRDDNYRARTVYDRHAVKTDWNTYEMMPDQA; encoded by the coding sequence ATGGCAGCAATTAAAATCGTGCCCCTTGAGGCCTCGCATTACGAGGCGTGGTATCAGCTCTATCAGGGTTATGCGGATCATTACCAGGTTGAACTTGCCGAAAGCTCGGCCCTGACAACCTGGTCCTGGTTGCTGGACCCGGCCCATCCGCTCACAGGGCTAGTCGCGGTGAGGGACGGGGTTCCGATTGGCCTTGCCCATTTCCGGGCGATGCCAAGCCCGCTCAGAGGCAGGGAGATCGGCTTTCTGGATGATCTCTTCGTTGACCCGGGCGAGCGCGGCTCGGGCATAGCGTCAATGCTGCTCGAAACTCTCCGTCAGGAAGCGGCCGCAAAAGGCTGGCCGGTCATTCGGTGGATAACCCGTGATGATAACTATCGTGCCAGAACTGTTTATGACCGGCATGCAGTCAAAACGGACTGGAACACCTATGAGATGATGCCTGATCAGGCCTGA
- a CDS encoding DMT family transporter: MSLRTWILMSLLGLLWSGTFFITEILLEHFLPFTIVFHRVGLAALAMLILLWLRGKRLPGDFRNWGSFIVMGFLNNALPFSAIVFGQQYITGGLASILNSTTAFIAVVISGIFLADEKITGARLLGVTLGVVGVALAMGIDTLGDLSLANIGQFCILLSSTSYVLASIWGKLKLRGHDAEVTATAMLITSSGWMFVIALWVEGIPFTLMPAPIFVSFLVYAVLCTSLAYILYFALLKEAGAGNTMLVTIIIPPFSLLLDALALGQWVKSHEMLGFGVIAIGLLILGNKIRLPGR, encoded by the coding sequence ATGTCTCTCCGCACCTGGATATTGATGAGCCTGCTCGGCCTGTTGTGGAGCGGAACCTTCTTCATAACTGAAATTCTGCTGGAACATTTTCTCCCCTTTACCATCGTCTTTCACCGGGTGGGACTGGCGGCGCTTGCCATGTTGATCCTGCTCTGGCTTCGCGGCAAGAGATTGCCGGGAGATTTCCGGAACTGGGGCAGTTTTATCGTTATGGGGTTTCTGAACAATGCCCTGCCGTTTTCCGCCATTGTTTTCGGCCAGCAATACATCACCGGCGGCCTTGCCTCCATCCTCAATTCCACCACCGCGTTCATTGCCGTGGTGATCTCCGGGATATTTCTTGCAGATGAGAAGATTACAGGGGCGCGGCTTTTGGGGGTAACGCTTGGCGTTGTCGGGGTAGCGCTTGCCATGGGCATAGATACGCTGGGTGATCTTTCGCTCGCCAATATCGGACAGTTCTGCATTCTGCTATCTTCCACGAGTTATGTTCTTGCCAGTATCTGGGGGAAACTCAAGCTTCGTGGCCATGATGCGGAGGTCACTGCGACAGCGATGCTGATCACCTCTTCGGGCTGGATGTTTGTCATCGCCCTGTGGGTTGAGGGTATTCCCTTTACCCTGATGCCCGCGCCGATTTTTGTCTCCTTTCTAGTCTACGCGGTATTATGCACAAGCCTTGCCTATATCCTCTATTTTGCGTTGCTGAAAGAGGCCGGCGCTGGCAACACCATGCTGGTCACGATCATCATCCCCCCGTTCTCGCTTCTCCTTGATGCGCTGGCACTCGGGCAATGGGTCAAATCTCATGAAATGCTTGGCTTCGGGGTAATTGCCATCGGCCTGCTGATCCTCGGCAACAAGATCAGACTCCCCGGCAGGTGA
- the rpsD gene encoding 30S ribosomal protein S4: MAAKSDHKRHHSKHKIDRRLGVNLWGRAKSPVNAREYGPGQHGQRRRKPTDFGVQLMAKQKLKGYYGNIGEKQFKKYYQEAVRRRGDTGQNLIGILECRLDALVYRMKFAPTVFAARQLVNHGHVLVNGRRCNIPSAMMKVGDVIQLKEKSRTIPAVMEGAASAERDIPEYLTVDEGSFKGSMNRVPELADVPYPVQMEPNLVVEFYSR, encoded by the coding sequence ATGGCTGCAAAGTCAGACCACAAGCGTCACCATTCCAAGCATAAAATTGATCGCCGTCTTGGCGTTAACCTCTGGGGACGTGCGAAATCCCCTGTCAACGCCCGTGAATACGGTCCGGGTCAGCATGGCCAGCGCCGCCGCAAGCCTACGGATTTCGGCGTGCAGCTGATGGCCAAGCAGAAGCTCAAAGGGTATTACGGCAATATCGGTGAAAAGCAGTTCAAGAAATATTATCAGGAGGCTGTCCGTCGCCGCGGTGATACCGGCCAGAACCTGATCGGGATTCTGGAATGCCGTCTTGATGCCCTTGTCTACCGGATGAAATTTGCACCAACCGTTTTTGCCGCACGCCAGCTGGTCAACCATGGCCATGTCCTGGTCAATGGTCGCCGCTGCAATATTCCATCAGCCATGATGAAAGTCGGGGATGTAATCCAGCTCAAGGAAAAATCACGCACTATTCCTGCGGTGATGGAAGGCGCAGCCTCGGCTGAACGCGATATCCCTGAATACCTGACCGTTGATGAAGGCAGTTTCAAAGGTTCGATGAACCGCGTGCCGGAACTGGCCGATGTGCCCTATCCTGTACAGATGGAACCGAACCTCGTGGTCGAATTCTATTCACGCTAA
- a CDS encoding RNA methyltransferase, with protein MAGTNRKAVETDGPWADLLPGVILVEPQMGENIGAAARAMKNCGLSRLHLVSPRDGWPNPAADAMASGGIDILNSASLADNTAEAAASYTMIAATTARRRGMAKECLTPPEAAERLAVHARSGGKTALLFGPERAGLDNADVALADFIITVPLNPVFSSLNLAQAVLLMGWECRKAAASVLDMPLLTEEDGAPEPATVEEREFFFRVLEEGLDEGGFFTSSDMRPVVMRNITAMFQRSTLSMQDIRTLHGMVKALRQSTPRKG; from the coding sequence ATGGCCGGAACCAACCGAAAGGCTGTCGAAACCGACGGGCCATGGGCTGATCTTCTGCCCGGCGTGATCCTTGTCGAACCCCAGATGGGGGAAAATATCGGCGCCGCGGCCCGGGCGATGAAGAACTGCGGGCTTTCGCGTCTTCATCTGGTCAGTCCGCGGGATGGCTGGCCCAATCCAGCCGCTGATGCCATGGCATCGGGGGGGATCGATATACTGAATTCGGCGTCGCTTGCTGATAACACAGCCGAAGCTGCGGCTTCTTATACGATGATCGCCGCCACGACAGCACGTCGCCGCGGCATGGCAAAAGAGTGCCTCACCCCACCCGAAGCCGCCGAGCGTCTGGCGGTGCATGCGAGATCAGGGGGGAAGACGGCGCTTCTTTTCGGGCCGGAGCGTGCCGGTCTCGACAACGCCGATGTGGCACTGGCGGATTTCATCATCACGGTGCCGCTAAATCCGGTATTCTCTTCGCTAAATCTTGCGCAGGCGGTACTGCTGATGGGGTGGGAGTGCCGCAAGGCCGCCGCATCTGTCCTTGATATGCCTCTCCTGACCGAAGAGGACGGGGCGCCGGAGCCGGCAACCGTCGAAGAGCGGGAGTTTTTCTTTCGTGTGCTGGAAGAGGGTCTTGACGAAGGCGGGTTTTTTACCAGTTCCGATATGCGGCCGGTGGTGATGCGGAACATCACCGCAATGTTCCAGCGCAGCACGCTTTCGATGCAGGATATCCGGACACTGCACGGCATGGTCAAGGCCCTGCGCCAGTCAACACCCCGCAAGGGTTGA
- the cimA gene encoding citramalate synthase produces MTGERIWLFDTTLRDGCQARGIDFSVADKIAIAKALDDMGIDYIEGGWPGANPTDNEFFKDFPKGRKSRSVAFGMTRRGGRSASNDPGLVAVIDAETDGTCLVGKTWDFHVETALEVSLEENLSMITDSIAAVRERGREAMFDCEHFFDGYKNNPDYAIACAKAAFEGGAEWIVLCDTNGGAMPEDIHAGVSAVKEVLPEARIGIHTHNDSGLAVANSITAIKAGARQVQGTINGIGERCGNANLITLIPTLMLKYGYETGVSRERLGKLKSLSRMMDSRINRLPNPHAPYVGDAAFAHKGGLHASAALKDPRTYEHIPPETVGNAREYIVSDQSGKANFLARFEELGITVDKKDRRLDALIADVKEKEYNGWAFDTAEASMELLVRRALGEVPEYFVIERFRVMDERRFNAKGKLVVESEATTTIFVSGRQYHEASIGNGPVNAVDTAIRKALVTAYPELAGVKLVDYKVRILSGDKADGGTGAVTRVLIECQDKEGLSWISVGVSTNIIDASVMALADAMTWKLFRSGAVVQPKA; encoded by the coding sequence ATGACCGGTGAGCGCATATGGCTTTTTGACACCACGCTTCGCGATGGGTGCCAGGCGCGCGGTATTGATTTTTCCGTGGCCGACAAGATTGCCATTGCCAAGGCCCTTGATGATATGGGGATAGATTATATCGAAGGTGGCTGGCCGGGCGCCAACCCCACGGATAATGAGTTTTTCAAGGATTTTCCAAAAGGCAGGAAATCCCGCTCTGTGGCTTTTGGGATGACACGACGAGGTGGCCGCAGTGCCTCAAACGATCCCGGGCTGGTGGCGGTGATTGACGCAGAAACCGACGGCACATGTCTTGTCGGCAAGACCTGGGATTTTCACGTTGAAACCGCGCTTGAGGTTTCGCTTGAAGAGAACCTCTCCATGATCACGGATTCTATCGCCGCCGTGCGTGAGCGTGGACGTGAAGCGATGTTCGATTGCGAACATTTCTTTGATGGCTACAAGAACAACCCCGACTATGCCATTGCCTGCGCAAAGGCTGCGTTTGAAGGGGGGGCGGAATGGATCGTTCTCTGCGATACGAATGGCGGCGCGATGCCAGAAGATATCCATGCCGGTGTTTCGGCCGTCAAGGAGGTGCTGCCCGAAGCCAGGATCGGCATCCATACCCATAATGACTCCGGCCTTGCGGTGGCCAATTCCATCACCGCGATCAAAGCAGGTGCACGGCAGGTGCAGGGCACGATCAACGGTATCGGGGAGCGTTGCGGCAACGCCAACCTGATCACCCTTATTCCGACGCTGATGCTCAAATACGGGTATGAGACAGGTGTTTCCAGAGAACGTCTTGGCAAACTCAAATCCCTTTCCCGGATGATGGACAGCCGGATCAACCGTCTGCCGAACCCGCACGCGCCCTATGTCGGCGATGCGGCGTTTGCGCATAAGGGCGGCTTGCACGCATCCGCGGCATTAAAGGACCCGAGGACGTATGAACATATTCCTCCGGAAACCGTGGGCAATGCCCGTGAATATATTGTTTCCGACCAGTCCGGAAAGGCGAATTTTCTGGCCAGGTTTGAAGAGCTCGGGATCACCGTTGACAAGAAGGATCGCCGCCTTGATGCCCTGATCGCCGATGTGAAGGAAAAGGAATATAACGGCTGGGCTTTCGATACGGCTGAAGCCAGTATGGAACTTCTGGTGCGGCGGGCGCTTGGCGAAGTGCCTGAATATTTCGTCATTGAACGTTTTCGTGTCATGGATGAACGCCGCTTTAACGCCAAAGGCAAACTGGTGGTGGAATCCGAAGCCACCACCACGATTTTTGTTTCCGGCAGGCAATATCACGAAGCGTCCATCGGCAACGGGCCGGTCAATGCGGTGGATACGGCCATCCGCAAGGCGCTGGTGACGGCCTACCCTGAACTTGCGGGCGTGAAACTCGTAGATTACAAGGTCCGGATCCTTTCAGGAGACAAGGCCGATGGCGGCACCGGCGCCGTCACAAGGGTGCTGATCGAATGTCAGGACAAGGAAGGCCTCAGCTGGATCTCGGTTGGGGTGTCGACCAATATCATCGATGCGTCGGTGATGGCGCTGGCTGATGCCATGACATGGAAACTCTTCCGGTCTGGTGCTGTTGTCCAGCCCAAAGCCTGA
- the cysS gene encoding cysteine--tRNA ligase — translation MAVFHVHNTLNRGKERFTPLDPANIRLYACGPTVYDRIHVGNARPLVVFDLLVRLLRRLYPKVTYARNITDVDDKINARASEEGITIRELTARTIEAFHDDCTALGVLAPDIEPRATDHIPQMITMIERLIEAGHAYEAEGHVLFHVSSMENYGRLSRRSRDELVAGARVEIAPFKKDAADFVLWKPSTADQPGWDSPWGRGRPGWHIECSAMSAAYLGETFDIHAGGLDLIFPHHENEMAQSCCAHGTDTMASVWMHNGYVTVDGEKMSKSLGNFTTVADVLARFPGEAVRYALLTAQYRAPLDFSMTGVEEAKAALDSLYRAVGDAEAGDIDDEVMAALADDLNTPVALARLHELARQANKGDQAAAGNLRATAEMMGLLASDADTWFRGGDADAQDIEAAISARATAKKERNFAEADRIRDDLAARGILLEDTADGTIWRRG, via the coding sequence ATGGCGGTGTTTCATGTTCATAATACGCTGAACCGGGGCAAGGAGAGATTTACGCCGCTTGACCCTGCAAATATCCGGCTCTATGCCTGCGGGCCGACGGTTTACGACCGGATTCATGTCGGCAATGCCCGTCCGCTGGTTGTGTTTGATCTGCTGGTTCGTCTTCTTCGCCGTCTTTATCCGAAAGTGACCTATGCACGAAACATTACCGATGTCGACGACAAGATCAACGCCCGGGCCAGCGAGGAAGGTATCACCATCCGTGAGTTGACGGCTCGCACCATCGAAGCGTTCCATGATGATTGCACCGCGCTCGGCGTGCTGGCCCCTGACATCGAGCCGAGAGCAACAGATCATATCCCGCAGATGATCACGATGATCGAACGACTGATTGAGGCCGGCCATGCCTATGAAGCTGAAGGTCATGTGCTGTTCCATGTCAGCAGTATGGAAAACTATGGCCGGCTTTCCCGGCGTTCAAGGGACGAGTTGGTTGCTGGCGCACGGGTGGAGATCGCCCCGTTCAAGAAAGATGCGGCGGATTTTGTCCTGTGGAAACCTTCAACGGCAGATCAGCCCGGATGGGACAGCCCCTGGGGCAGAGGCAGGCCGGGATGGCATATCGAATGTTCGGCCATGAGCGCGGCCTATCTCGGCGAAACGTTTGATATCCACGCCGGGGGACTTGATCTGATCTTTCCCCATCACGAAAACGAGATGGCGCAATCCTGCTGCGCCCATGGCACCGATACCATGGCCAGTGTCTGGATGCATAACGGATATGTCACTGTCGATGGTGAGAAGATGTCCAAATCGCTTGGCAATTTCACCACGGTTGCCGATGTTCTTGCCCGTTTTCCCGGGGAGGCGGTGCGCTACGCGCTTCTGACAGCGCAATACCGCGCGCCGCTTGATTTTTCCATGACCGGCGTTGAGGAAGCCAAAGCCGCGCTGGATTCACTTTATCGCGCGGTGGGCGACGCTGAGGCAGGGGACATCGACGATGAAGTCATGGCGGCGCTTGCAGATGATCTCAACACCCCTGTTGCGCTGGCCCGGCTCCATGAACTTGCGCGGCAGGCCAATAAAGGCGATCAAGCAGCTGCCGGCAACCTCCGGGCAACGGCCGAAATGATGGGGCTTCTTGCCAGCGATGCCGATACCTGGTTCCGGGGCGGTGATGCGGATGCGCAAGATATCGAGGCCGCGATATCAGCCCGCGCCACGGCAAAGAAGGAACGGAATTTTGCTGAAGCTGACCGTATTCGTGATGATCTGGCGGCACGTGGCATTCTTCTTGAAGATACAGCTGATGGAACGATATGGCGGCGCGGATAG